The following are encoded together in the Candidatus Methylomirabilota bacterium genome:
- a CDS encoding acyl-CoA dehydrogenase family protein, with the protein MDFELTREQRAVRAMAREWALAEVAPVIHRYDEAHEFPHEILQSLGKTGLLGALVPEEYGGAALDYVSYALAVEELNRVDASVGITMWAHNSLCTNHIALFGSKEQKAAYLPRLARGEMLGAWGLTEPGSGSDAAAMTSRAVPDGPRFILNGSKAFITNAGVAEVAVVMAVTDPARGNKGISAFVLERGMQGFSAGRPYRKLGLHASNTAELIFDSVAVPAANLVGELHKGFVNTLQVLEGGRVAMAAMAVGIAQAALDQALAYMKQRRAFGKTLAEFNGLQGMIADIGTEVEAARLLTLRAAALKDAGRPAKTAASMAKVFASEVAMKAASKALQIHGGAGYITEFPIERIFRDAKVTEIGEGTSEIQRMVIARDILGFGQERTSP; encoded by the coding sequence GTGGACTTTGAGCTGACGCGGGAGCAGCGGGCGGTCCGGGCCATGGCCCGCGAGTGGGCGCTCGCCGAGGTCGCCCCCGTGATCCACCGCTACGACGAGGCCCACGAGTTCCCCCACGAGATCCTCCAGAGCCTCGGCAAGACCGGGCTCTTGGGCGCGCTCGTGCCGGAGGAGTACGGCGGCGCCGCGCTCGACTACGTCTCGTACGCGCTGGCCGTCGAGGAGCTCAACCGCGTCGACGCCTCGGTGGGCATCACGATGTGGGCCCACAACTCCCTCTGCACGAACCACATCGCGCTCTTCGGCTCGAAGGAGCAGAAGGCGGCGTACCTGCCGCGCCTGGCGCGCGGCGAAATGCTGGGCGCCTGGGGGCTGACCGAGCCGGGATCGGGATCGGACGCCGCGGCGATGACGTCGCGAGCGGTCCCCGACGGCCCCCGCTTCATTCTCAATGGCAGCAAGGCCTTCATTACCAACGCGGGCGTGGCGGAGGTCGCCGTCGTGATGGCCGTCACCGACCCGGCGCGGGGCAACAAGGGCATCTCCGCCTTCGTGCTCGAGCGGGGCATGCAGGGTTTCAGCGCCGGACGCCCCTACCGGAAGCTCGGGCTCCATGCCTCGAACACCGCCGAGCTCATCTTCGACAGCGTTGCCGTGCCCGCCGCCAACCTCGTGGGCGAGCTCCACAAGGGCTTCGTCAACACCCTGCAGGTGCTCGAGGGCGGCCGCGTCGCCATGGCCGCCATGGCTGTCGGCATCGCGCAGGCCGCGCTCGACCAGGCGCTCGCATACATGAAGCAGCGGCGGGCCTTTGGCAAGACGCTGGCCGAGTTCAACGGGCTCCAGGGCATGATCGCCGACATCGGCACGGAGGTCGAGGCCGCGCGCCTCCTCACGCTCCGCGCCGCGGCCCTCAAGGACGCGGGACGGCCGGCGAAGACGGCCGCATCGATGGCAAAGGTCTTCGCGTCTGAGGTCGCGATGAAGGCCGCGAGCAAGGCGCTCCAGATTCACGGCGGCGCGGGCTACATCACGGAGTTCCCCATCGAGCGTATCTTCCGCGACGCCAAGGTGACAGAGATCGGCGAGGGCACCTCGGAGATCCAGCGCATGGTCATAGCCCGCGACATTCTCGGATTCGGTCAGGAGCGGACGTCCCCATGA
- a CDS encoding cobalamin B12-binding domain-containing protein, which translates to MTERKIRVVVAKPGLDGHDRGAKIVARALRDAGFEVIYTGLHQTPEQIVATAVQEDADAVGLSVLSGAHNYLFARVLELLREKGADDIAVFGGGIIPAEDIKTLKAMGVKELFTPGTSTQDIIRFVRDNIRAAV; encoded by the coding sequence ATGACCGAGCGCAAAATCCGGGTGGTGGTGGCCAAGCCGGGTCTCGACGGGCACGACCGCGGCGCCAAGATCGTCGCGCGGGCGCTCCGCGACGCCGGCTTTGAGGTCATCTACACCGGGCTCCACCAGACGCCCGAGCAGATCGTCGCGACGGCCGTTCAGGAGGACGCCGACGCCGTCGGGCTGAGCGTGCTCTCGGGCGCCCACAATTACCTCTTCGCGCGCGTGCTGGAGCTGCTCAGGGAAAAGGGAGCGGACGACATCGCCGTGTTCGGAGGCGGAATCATCCCGGCCGAGGACATCAAGACGCTCAAGGCGATGGGCGTCAAGGAGCTCTTCACGCCGGGCACCTCCACCCAGGACATCATCCGCTTCGTCCGCGACAACATTCGAGCTGCTGTATGA
- a CDS encoding HIT family protein — translation MADCVFCMIRDGKIPSAKVYDDERTLAFMDINPLTRGHCLVATKAHAATLYDADVEDLKAAITTAKKVAGALRKAFSPDGLNVLQANGAAAFQSVPHFHLHLIPRWTGDGKGFDWKLVPGNREEIMGIADRIRAMFG, via the coding sequence ATGGCCGACTGCGTCTTCTGCATGATCCGGGACGGGAAGATCCCGTCCGCGAAGGTCTACGACGACGAGCGGACGCTCGCCTTCATGGACATCAACCCGCTCACCCGCGGGCACTGCCTCGTCGCCACCAAGGCGCATGCGGCGACGCTCTACGACGCGGACGTGGAGGACCTCAAGGCCGCCATCACCACCGCCAAGAAGGTCGCCGGGGCGCTGCGGAAAGCGTTCAGCCCCGACGGGCTCAACGTGCTGCAGGCCAACGGGGCGGCGGCCTTCCAGTCCGTGCCGCACTTCCACCTGCACCTGATTCCCCGCTGGACCGGCGACGGCAAGGGCTTCGACTGGAAGCTCGTCCCGGGCAACCGGGAGGAGATCATGGGCATCGCGGACCGTATCCGCGCGATGTTCGGGTAG
- a CDS encoding branched-chain amino acid aminotransferase yields the protein MSDAIRIVKATMHKPKPKDSALGFGTLFTDHMFVANFQEEKGWYDPRVEPYGPIPLDPAAAVLHYAQAIFDGLKAFRGVDGKVRLFRPQKHVQRMNHSAERMCIPPLDPDLALRSLVTLVGIERDWVPKTVGTSLYVRPTIIASEAFLGVRPAKSYIYFVILSPVGAYYPEGMAPVKIRVEEKYVRAVEGGLGGAKTGANYAASLMAGEEAKHEGFTQVLWLDGVHRKYIDEVGTMNIMVKIAGEVITPPLGGTILPGVTRDSALTLLRDWGAKVSERQISIDEVVAAHKAGALEEVFGTGTAAVISPVGELAYKGHRMVVGGGKIGPTTQKLYDAIVGIQYGTAPDPHGWTVEV from the coding sequence ATGTCCGACGCGATCAGGATCGTCAAGGCGACGATGCACAAGCCCAAGCCGAAGGACTCGGCTCTGGGCTTTGGGACCCTCTTTACGGATCACATGTTCGTCGCCAACTTCCAGGAGGAAAAGGGGTGGTACGACCCGCGGGTCGAGCCGTACGGGCCGATCCCGCTCGATCCGGCCGCGGCGGTGCTGCACTACGCCCAGGCGATTTTCGACGGGCTCAAGGCCTTCCGCGGAGTGGACGGCAAGGTGCGGCTCTTCAGGCCGCAGAAGCACGTGCAGCGCATGAACCACTCTGCCGAGCGGATGTGCATCCCGCCTCTCGACCCGGACTTGGCGCTTCGCTCGCTCGTGACCCTGGTCGGGATCGAGCGCGACTGGGTGCCGAAAACGGTCGGGACCTCGCTGTACGTCCGCCCGACCATCATCGCGAGCGAGGCTTTCCTCGGGGTGCGCCCGGCCAAGTCGTACATCTACTTCGTCATCCTCTCGCCTGTTGGCGCCTACTACCCCGAGGGCATGGCGCCGGTGAAGATCCGCGTCGAGGAGAAGTACGTGCGCGCGGTCGAGGGCGGCCTGGGCGGCGCCAAGACCGGCGCCAACTACGCCGCGAGCCTCATGGCGGGCGAAGAGGCCAAGCACGAGGGATTCACGCAGGTCCTGTGGCTGGACGGCGTGCACCGCAAGTACATCGACGAGGTCGGTACCATGAACATCATGGTCAAGATCGCTGGTGAGGTGATCACGCCTCCGCTCGGCGGGACCATCCTGCCGGGCGTGACGCGCGACTCGGCGCTCACGCTGCTCCGCGACTGGGGCGCCAAGGTCAGCGAGCGCCAGATCTCGATTGACGAGGTCGTGGCGGCCCACAAGGCGGGCGCGCTCGAGGAGGTCTTCGGCACGGGCACGGCGGCCGTGATCTCGCCGGTTGGCGAGCTCGCCTACAAGGGCCACCGCATGGTCGTCGGCGGCGGGAAGATCGGGCCGACCACCCAGAAGCTCTACGACGCCATCGTCGGCATCCAGTACGGCACCGCGCCGGATCCGCACGGCTGGACGGTCGAGGTCTAG